From the Bombus affinis isolate iyBomAffi1 chromosome 4, iyBomAffi1.2, whole genome shotgun sequence genome, the window GACGAAGATGAAAGAGCGTAGGAATTAATTCGGATTTACTCTCTGCAACGGTGTGATAATATTTCTTATTCCTTCCATCAGTCTTCGACTACCTTTATTCTTACCGTATCTTGTCAGTTAGAAAATTAAATCTCTGTCGGACAATATATCAGGTTCATAGAACCAACGCTAATCTCTAACAATCCCGAAGAAAGATCTATTTCCTGGCGGATAATGTATCAAGTCCATGAAgctaaaattcatttttaattcTTAAAGATACTACGTATCCTCTAAATTACCAAGAGAAACGATCTTAAATTTTCTATTCCGTGGATAAAGTTCGTCTATAACTTTGGcaagaattttatatatagaGAAAAGATCAATCTTAAACTTCACCGCGTAACCATCTGTTCGTGGGAGGATCAAATCGATTCCCACTGCTCGAATCTAGAGACTGCGCGTCTTTCAAACGTGTGGTACATTTTCAAGACACGGGAAACGAcgcggaaaaaagaaaagggaaaaacgGCGTCAAGACTCGTTCTAGCGACTTATCGGTCTCTTTATGGTGTTCCATTTTTCCTGTGCAGGAGTCTGGAGAGTCTTGGCGCATTGCCGTGTAAAATGCGGATACAAGCGAACGACGATGTGTACGAGACAACCAGGCATCGGATGGCCGTCGCCGAGGAGAATAACAAGAACAAATGGTAAGTCACCCCTTGAAAAGATACGGACGTCGAAGGCTCGACTTCGTCGATCCTCCGGATCGAGGCCGATTTTTCTTCGACGAGTTCGTTATCGAGTTCGTACACGGTTTCATTCCTTTGTATGCTTGCTCATTCTATTTTTCGAGTGGCTTCTGCGTCATATTCATATGCACTTCACCTTGCTCGGGAAGTTGACCCTCGTCCCAAATCACGTTATCTCTAGATCCATTGTTCATGACGATTCGAACGATTCTTGAATTGAATTCGATGCCAGTTTTGTTTATTCGTTATCGTTTACACGATGTTCGTTGATAATTATGGGGAACGAGGAGGGAAGAGGTGGGAATTTTTGAGTTACATAAGACAATCTTCATTTTACGAGAGACATCATCGCGTAAGATGTAACtaaagaacgaaaaagaaaagatcaTTCGGATCGTAAGACAATGGATGGATATCGTGTAGGCGGATTAGTTAATTTGTTTAACAGAGTAACGGTCAAGGTTAAAAAAGCCCCGCAAGTTCGACTTAGGTCCGAAATCTTTGGTATCTGTCGCTGTGGATGAAACTTATTACGTACATAGATATATTGTGTGATACACGGTTTACATAAACAAATCGTGTAACAAGATATTGCGAATAGCGGATTTCTATGTTAACGATTCTTCTCGTTAGTACGTTTAATCGATAGAGGGAAGATTCATCCCTCGAGTTTTCAATCtttcgaatataaaaatttcttaataCATGTTTAATTTCTCATTCATCAATATGCCGCATCGTTTTTGTATATTCACGTTTGCAAGAAGTAAAATCCACTTCGCTGCGATTAATTCGATTATTTTTATTAGCTTTAAATTGTGTAGGTATAGAAATTGCCGATTAAGAGtaactaaaataataaaaataataaataaaatttggcTCCGATAGGTGAAATTCTGATAAATAAAATCCCATCGTAGGAACGTAGAAGAGAGagcaaaagaaaagaataacCTGAGGCGTTGCGTTGTTTGAACCAGTTGCATTCTCTATAGTTGCCTAGTGGTAGCACCGGTTACATAATTCCGCGTTTAAGAGCAAAGCTGATAATGGGTTTTCCCGGTGATGGCTTACGTCAGAAAGGAAAATCGATTAATCACTTTCCTCGCGGAAAGACGATTCCTGTAGATTAGAGCTGGACATTAGATGGGATACTGGCGTCAACCAGAACCTTGTCTGACGTCAAGCGTGGGTTGGTTAGGTGTCGACGTTAAGAGATAGAAATGGTCTCGTTAACTGATACGATATACGGTAAAATATTCCAGTCGTTTATACCTATCGTACTATACGAAGCAATTTATGCTGATTATATTATGCGAACTACTTATAATTAGCTGATCTTCCAATACGGTGAATTCTACCTTTCACATTTTCAGTGTTTAGTATCTTAGATCGTTTTGCATTTTTACTATCATATTTTTTACTTAAATTACATAGAATAATAGAGTCATAGCTGTGCTGTATATACATAGCTTGAATTAACCCTTTGATCCCTACGGACGCATATatgcgtttgtcaattttttccACCTCCCTCGCGCTTGAGATTATTTCATTAGTGTAAGAGATGATACGCGTGCATTTCTTAGTAACGACAATAAACAAaacaaagaaaatgaaaatctgTTTATTTTCTATATACTTCTGTATATTCGCGGAGATTATAATTGCGATTAATATGTCTTTACACTCCGTTGTCGCCATCGTGGCGACATTATAAACGAAACTAACAAGTCCGTTATCGCCGCCGTGGTGATATTCTAAATGGAATTAGCAGCTCCGTTGTCGTCGCCGTGGCGACATTCTAAACACGATTGTAAGTAGTTTCGGAGTAACTGGCAGCCCGTAGTAAAAATGATTTGCAGTTTCTGGTGGGTGGTCTGGATATTATAGTAGTGCCGTATATAaatcattaatttttattaagaaaaggAATTTCGTCTCCAACGCGGATAACTTTCACCATGGAGTATTCAGTAATTTATTCGAACATTGAATACTGGCACTTCTTTTTTGCCAAAATAAGAGTCTCATATAATCAATAATTCTTCTAAACATAGAGATATCGATTTTTCAAAAATCCTGTGAGCTTAGATTTACATCAAACACGTCATACGCATGTGTCGAAATCACGAAATAAGCTGTTTTATTAAATAGAAGTCTATTAAACGAAACGTTTTGAAATAGCTACGTGCCAACTATAAAACGTTCCTCGAATATTTCATTGATTAATCACTTTCCCCTGTCATATAAAAATTCTTGACGCTGTATATTAAGATGATGCTACGATATTACTATTACTAAAGTTCCTATGGTATCTAATCACTGCTGGAAAAGGTTTTTCAGGACAATCGATATATAGCAGGGACGCGCTATTAACGCCGTAATGATTTCGAACTGGAAATGACAGTGGAAAAACGCGGGCATTAACGACCATTATTTTTGTTCTCTTTCGTTTAACAACCGTAGACGGTTATGCTTGCATAGTTTCGTATATAGTACTTTCtattatgaatatttaatgTACCAGGGAACTAGTTTATTCACGATGTAGGGGACTATCAATCATTTTATCAACTTGGTAGATCATGCAAATTGTGGGAAAGTAAGGTAGAACTATCGGAACGTAAGTTATATCGTGTATCATTTCGAAAATGAGAATTCATTCGCGTTACGAAACGCTATACTTTCATCTATTCCTTTcgatcttcttcttctcttgaCAATAATGCTTTCACACATTGCGACTTATAATAACAAATTCTAAGATTGTAAATAATCTCGTATACCATATTCTTGTATACTATTCTCGTATAAAGAACGAACATATTACTCGCTAATatcgtataatataatattaaaaatagtaGTAATATTTATCAGCATGTCTCTTATCGTTCCTCGTTTTATTTTCCATCAGCACCAGAGTTATCAAGCCAAATGGTCCGGACATCGGGCGCAAGGTAAAGGTGAATACCACCGGAAGAACTGTACCATCAACACCACCAATGAATTCGAGGTATCGGGAATCGACGAGCATTCCAACATCCGTTAATCAGCCTAGATTGTCTTCCGCTTACAAACCTGCCGTCAATAATCAACCAGCAGCCCGAAATCAACCCGAGAAGAAAGTCTCTGAGATCATGCGTAGACCACTCAGGTAAGTTTCGATTAGACCGTATAATCGTACCTTGAAGAACGCGTGATCATTGTTTACTTTCATAACGATAAAACAGAGAACGAAAcaaaaaagatttaaaaaaaagtaaaaatatttgaagagCACACAAGGACATGACGTTATTTCCTTTATTTTGATATCGCCTGGTAGCTAAAACACTTGCAGAGAAAACAATTTGTTAGGTGCAACTGGTACGGGTGTTTTAAAAATACGCGATAAGTCTATGAAATTTTGTAAACAATAACAAGAATATATATCATGCTGCAGTAACAATATTTTTACCGTTTAATTCGACAGTCGAATAAAACGATAGTTTTAAATTATAtcataaatattttgtacatttcaaTACTGTTTATTATATTCTGCCAATGTGTTCTTCATTTATAAATACGTTCGTAAAAGTTCAGTTAAAGAACGAAAACAAAGTAAAGTTTGTAAGATAAGTGGTTTAAAATAGAAGTCTAAATAATTATCTAAGCATCCATTAGTTCTAACGAATATTTTGTTTTCTGTTTACAGAGAAAGGCTTATCCATCTTCTTGCTTTGAGGCCATACAAAAAGCCAGAGCTGTATGATCGTATAAACAGAGGTAAGAATATAAACGAAAAATACAAACTTAAGATTATCCATCAAATTTTTGGcgcaaattaattaattaatatcttaTCTTCAGAGGGCATCAAAGATCGAGAACGTTCCGCCATGCCGATGATTCTAAAACAGGTAGCTTTCATGAGGGATAACACGTATCATTTGCATAGATACGTCTGGAACGACGTGCTAGAAGATTGGCCTTATTATACGGAACAGGAAAAAGCCatgttaaaaagaagaaaacctcAGAATCTAACGCCTCCTGGTTCCAGCGATGGATCCAGCGGTACGATACATTTTCACCGATTAAATCTTCATCTCGCCGAATATTCATTGCGACGGAGCAACACAAAAGTCTGATTATATTTCACATTCACTCGGGAACAATTGTCAATACATAGTTGCTCGATACTTTTATCCACTTGTTAAAAGATTTAAAAGTAATGACGATGAAATTGGCAAatcgaaaaaaatatttttccaaacgcACTCGAACAATAACATATAATGGTCTTTTTTTATATCAATGAGTAGACTCGTTGTTTACGGTATAGTAGAAATCTTACACATTCTCTATGGTGTTTGATCTCTACCAAGTTATTTACTATAATGTGATTTAAACAGAGAACAATGGTTACTTAACATGAACATAATGCAGTGATATGATTATAACTAATACAACttaattttattgttattgGGAAATTTGAATGTGCAAAAGTATAGAGGATAAAAGATATAAGAAGTATTCAaagttaattataatatttagagaATGACGCAAGTCTGTATTTGGATTTCATTGCATTTCTTGTTTTCATGAAAgtttaaatttatgtaaatatcaTGCAGCAGTGTATTAATCCATTAGCATATTAATTTTTTCACACCGAAAGTTCCTGTCAATGGTATTTTTTCGACCAAAATTCCTATTTACTGCTATAGCGTCATGATTTTGTGTTTTGAGAGACAATCGTATGATGAATCACACTTTTATGCCTACGTTTCTCTGAATATCGCAGTTCACTTCCTCAGAATACACCTGCGACAGTTTCTCTTGAAAAGCCAAGTCATAACACCGATCCATCGTCGTAAAAGCTTTAAATCTATAATTTTACCATAGTATTAACAGTAATTTCAAAGAATTGTTCCAACAATCTACTCATACATGGTAACGCGTTAACAATAATCCAGATAAAATATAGAACAACATATTGAACGTATATTATCGATTATGATTACAGGCAGCGGGCAATCCCCGAATTCCACTCATCCAGGTTCACCGCCTGCGATCACTGCACCTCCGCCCTCGTTGTTGGGCAACAAGCGACCAGGTTATTATCAGGGTAATGACGGATTACCGACAAAAAGACCACGGATATCGCATTATAGGAAGACAGAATTGAATTCGGGATCGTCGAATGTCGGGGAGAATGGAAGGACGGCTAATAGTGGTGGAAATAGTAACAGTGTTAGTGTCGTTTCCAGTGCAGCCGGTGGTAGTAGTGCGAATGGTGGCAGTGGTGGTAACAGCGGTGGTGTAGTTAACGGCTGGGATCAACGGCAGCATCAGCGTGATCATCGTGGCGATTATCGACCCGAAAGAACAGCGAACGGTGATGTGCTACGAGGTGGCAACTATGGCCATGGAAAAGCGTGCTTGACGCCAACCAGTGATAGTGAAGAGACCAACCAGCACGGTCATCGGGACGGGAACACCGGAACGTTTGCGAGCAATGTCGCTAACAATGCGACCACTGGCCATAGTAGTGTAGCTCATAATAATCCTTTGAGCGGCAGTCGTCATCATCAAGGAAAGACTGCGATACTTGGTGCCGAAGCGAGTGCCGGTACGGCTGTGAATTGCGTGGCTCGTCCGATGCCGAGTGCCGCGAGTGACGGTGGTAGTGCAGGTAATTATAGTGGTAATTCGAATGGAATACTCGCCGACAGGAGAGATAGAAGCGACAGGAACGATAGGGGACGCTCTGGCGACAGGGATCTTGACCCCAGAAAGAAGAATAACGGAACAACCGCTAACACGTATACCGACTTAGTTGTACCTAATTATGCCACCACCGAACATAATCCTGACGGTCTTCACTTACAGGAGAGTCCTAAATTATCGGAGTATCCGGACTACCTCACGTGAGTATCATCGAAATTAATAAGATTTAATAGAATACCCAGTAAGATTCTTTCTACGATTTTGTCTCCGTTATTGTTAATTACGATATGTTGTAGCGCTCATTAACATGGATATCTatttattgtaaaaaaaaaaaaaaaaaacaacacgaTCTGCACGCTTTGTGAGCTAAAGAAAGACTCGTGATCGTGGCTCCATAGTTGTCttgatatatattatttattctttcTCTATAATATACGCCCTTACATTCATATGTTACGATAATGGAGATAAAGTAGTGGATTTTCCTGCAGTTATGAAACTTAATTTGAATCTTACCAAGCAAAATATACCTCAGTGTACTTACGCTCGAATTTCTTACAGGTATTATACGACAATAAGCAGTATGGAACAGAGAAGACGTTACAAGGAAGAATTCAATGCAGATTATGAAGAGTATCAGAGGCTGCATACTCAAGTGGCGAAAGTATCCATACGATTTACTGAGCTTCAGGATCGTTTAAAACAAGAAGAAGCTTTGGGAAATTGGGACGAATACCAGGTACCGTATCGCATGTAAATAATATACAAGACACAATGATACTGTATCGCAAGAATCATTGTTACAATGGAAAAtgtaacaattttatttatatctgtTTTATGTTTTACAGGAAATAAAGCAGCAAATTTTCGATGAGTATAACGAGACTAAAAACGATCCTAAGCATAAGGAAACGAAACACCGTTTTCATTACTTGCATGAAAAGCTAAGCCACATCAAGCGGCTGGTATTGGAATATGACGCGCAGTATTGTGCTGGCATGGTGACTAGCAGCAACAACGTCGGTGGTAGCAACGACATGAAGGAAACGGATAGTTTGCACTACTGACACAAACTGAAAAGGCCGCTTTTTACTCTCTACCTTTTTTCGGTTGTCGGTATGCTATTATCTTCAGTGTCGAAGAATTTGCATTTTCTCGGCATGTTCCAAGGCTGATCTAAAACGGTCCACATGGTTCCTGAGTTGTATCGCCGAAAAAAAGTCAAGTACTCCCTGAACCTGGGTTgcgagaatatatatatatatatatatatatatatatatatatatataatataatatataatataatatatatataatatatatatatattttataatatataattatatataattatatatataataatatatataatatataatataatatatatatatatatatatatatataaactcgCACATCACGAAGAACCTTCAATGCTGTTGTTGAAAAAATTTGCGTGTAAGTCGAGGATCTCTCTTCTGTAACTGATTTCTGCGCGCGACTGTGATGATCTGTTCGACTTACGTTGTGTGATCGTGAGCGATCATCGGGATACGCTTGCGTGCTACTTCGACCAATGGTAACCAGATTGATAAAGGATCTTTTTAACGACAATCGGTACAATTTGAAGGGAAAGAAGAAGTATAAGAATAatggaaataaaagaagaaaaagccaGTAGTCCATCCgaggaggaagagagagagagagagatagagagagagagaaagagaaagggagagaaaaagagagaacaaTGAGGAAAAAGGGCATTCGCGAGAACTAGATATTATGCGTGAACTGAAAAAACACAGACACCTTTTTTTCTTGAGAAGAAAGAGCTCTGTCCTCCAATGGAAGATAGGAAGAAGAAGAATAgggaaaaacgaagaaagaagataATAGAAAAAAGTAATTAACTCTATATAATTAGTTACTTACCGTGCGCGCGTCCAGGTGCGCACTTCCAGGTGTGTCGTCCAATTTAACATTTagattaaaacaaaaagaaaaaatcgaCAGTGCGAACGCGAGAACAGGGTCCAAAAGGTAGAAAAGGGCTTATCACGTGCCACGTCCTGAGGACACTGTGTTTCTTTTTCCGtcggaaggaaaaagaaagaagactaGTACAGAGACTGTCCACGAGCTGCCAGGAATCGTATATATGATCTGCTGCTCgccattttctttctttcttttttgttctcTTTGTTCCTCCATTTCTGATTatcttttttttgtatttttctttttatcttatTTCTTTGTTCTCATTTGTCTTGCTAGAGAAAGAACAAAGGGAATCTTTAACTTTTTCCGCTAAGAGAGAGAGACTATGTTATATGCATCGTAAGGTTAGAACGATTCTTTGTTACTTCTTCGTTCTCTTTTTTGTTTCTTCACCATACGGCCCACTTATTATATCAGGGACTCGATCGGTGTATCTTGACTTAATAGGCAAAAGAATGACATAACTTGGGAATCTATCTTATAAcaattaaaacgaaaaaaaaaaaaaaataagcgTAATAAAACAAAAGAGAGGAAGGATGAGAATACGTTAAGCACTCTTTTTAGAATTATCTGCCATAAGAAAACGAATAAATCAATCACGTGCGGTTAGCTATGGCCGCACTTTGCGCTTCAGATAtccacgaaagaagcaggactAAAGTTTAGGGAAATGAGAATGAGACGAAACATAAAACTGGCTTCGTTCCTTCCAAATCACTCGATCGCTCGTAGTGGTTCCAGTTGTGTGTATCGTTATGCTAGGATACATTCGTTTTATACGATTTCATAACTGTTGTTAGCCATTGAAAGGCAGATGGTGCGGAACCATCACCgatatgaaatgaaaaatatttaacaaacaGCAAATTAAAGATCCCCCCCCCCAAAAAAAAGAGTAAAAATAAACTATAAATGAAATGAGAAGAAAAACGGtaaaatcgaaatattaaaaacgAACAAGTATCATATAGTAATAATTAATCGTCGTCAGCGATAACTATAATATACAGTGCGTTGTACAGTATATGCCAATTTATTATACGTACGAATGAATACCTTATtcgtataattattattattattatgatgacagatactattaatataattattgatGCTATTACTACTATTATTGTTCGGATAGTTAGAAAGATAGATACAATTTGAAACCTTCGTTGGGGAACTTGCAGTTACTGAACGAAGGAATCAAAGAAAGATATTACATATATCAAgccaatttcaattttccattgaTATGTAACGAAAGTTTATGATGTTAATGTTTCTAATATCCTTTTGTCTGTTTACTATGATATCATTTTAAACGCATAAACACGATGAAAGAATTTTACGTAGTAATTTTAAACGTATCCTTTTTCATTCTCATTCTTttgtctcttctttttcttctttaagaCGATTTGTATATAAGATGTGTGTCTTTCTACTTCACGCTTGCTTTGTTTCACATTAAGTAAACATTTGCAGTTATTTGTGAGTGTTTTGTGATAGGAAGTGAAGAAAGTGAAAGACGGTGATAAAGAGGAAGGGAACTTGACTCGTATTAATTCGGTATATTGCGCATATATCGTCGTTTGTATGAATGAAATATAATACTTAAAAAGTTTTTAAATATCAGTGTACAGAACTTTACACTCTTACAAGATACGTGTTTCGACTTTTCTCTTTCACATAGTTAATTATTCTAAAGTATAAAAAAAAGATGTTGATTCGTAAACATTTTATGTTGcaagttttaatatttaaatcattttataGCAGCTTTTTCTGATATAttgtatagatatatatatatatatctatacaaaattttatagcAGCTTTTTCTGATATAttgtatagatatatatatagatatatatatatatatctatatctatacaaaattgtatagatatatatatatatatatatatacaaaatcaattaaaaaaattactCGTTTAATATGAAGTttcgttcgtttttttttttaaacgtaatacgagtcgtttcttttttgctttgtacatatttatttagcttcgtagaaatttaatttgaaatttattagtatCCAATTGATCGGAAATCATTTAGTTATTacgattgttttttttttctgaaaattagaatattaataatgaaaagtaaaattaagtttcttttaaacgaaaaggaaagtctgtattttagttttattgaaatattgtcGTGCATCGTAACTTGCGCGTCtagttctcttttttttttttcttctttttaaccaATCAAATATGCTATTTGTAATTGATTTATTTACTGACGAACATCGTTCGATGTTTTCGATCGTCGATGGTTTTAAAGAAAATGCAAATAAATTGCATACAAACGATTAGAATTCTATGTGTTAAAGGTATCACCGCCTTAGTAACTTAATTTagttgttgtatttttaaaaagACATACTTTTATCGTAGTCTTTTAGTACGTTGTAGAATAATTAATTATGTTTGAAGTTGTATGCAACGAGTCGCAAGATTTCATTGTATTAGCTTAAATTTGTTAgtaatgtaaaatattatttcaatcgaCTAAAAATATTCTGaagcaaagagaaaaaaaaaaaatgttttgattgttatttttcattttatagagATTCTTCGCTTGCTGCTCTTAAAACTCTCTGTGCAATGTATTCAACTCTTTTTACGTACTATATTTATATTGAGTGGCAAAATTAACGAGAGGAAAGTtactaaatatattataacccAAATCTTTAGAAACCTTGGTTTGAAAAATGCATTTGATGCGTTTGATGAAACAAAAACGATAATAATGAATGATAATTTTGAAATGTTAGATGATATTTCGTTATGAGAAAAGAAAGGTAACTGAGGGCCGCTAAAATATGAATGGCACAGTGTTGACAAGTATTTTCTACCGATTGCAACGAATTTATAAAATGCAAAACAACACGAAAAGAGCCTgtttagaataaaataatttaacctatttttatatataaaaatatacgtataagtaaataaatgaataagcaaataaattaaataaaaaattaattaattaattaattaatattatacgtatatacgatTACAGAATCTATCGTGTGTGTGTTCATGAAGATAAACGAGGATTGTAAGAACATTAATATCGAAGTATATATGATTGTAACTAAAAGGTACGGGAACTCGTTAAATATATGTCGTTGTGATTCGATTTGAACTACGATCAGTTCATTTGTAGATATAAATGATAGGGAATCTTATTTTTGCTCATTTTTCCCCTTTGCAtttacaaaaacaaaaaaaaaaatgtaataaaaattataaaataattaatttatgcgTTTCCTTTCACTCTCATTTCATTTACACTTCACTGCGTTTTATAGCGTAGCCGACGAATAACGGAGAAACAGAGaacgaaattataaaattcaacAGGTATTTGCATAACGcgcaaaagaaaggaaaaagaaaaaaggaaaaaagagagaaaagaagctCCCGGTGTGTTTTTTCAATACTGTCATGCTGTGCCATACATATCCACTTCGGTGTACGATGGTTCAGTAAAAAGTTTGTATCTACATTATGAATATTGCGACTTTCctttttgtattatattcgCGCATTGATTATTAAACAAGAGAAATTATACGTAAGGATATTTTCAGACCATtcctttaatataaataatacattttggAATGCAGttgttaaatttaaaataatgcTGTAATGGAGTA encodes:
- the LOC126915407 gene encoding RNA polymerase II elongation factor Ell; the protein is MAALTAGVQYGLSSHSNFHENKSLIFVKLTDSAQRAIEDFLRNRNKTTQNPTIQFLGNEGQLSFPPTQSNHGSTGFTFSLSGNQDIEGPQGSFECVQQTSPKSLESLGALPCKMRIQANDDVYETTRHRMAVAEENNKNKCTRVIKPNGPDIGRKVKVNTTGRTVPSTPPMNSRYRESTSIPTSVNQPRLSSAYKPAVNNQPAARNQPEKKVSEIMRRPLRERLIHLLALRPYKKPELYDRINREGIKDRERSAMPMILKQVAFMRDNTYHLHRYVWNDVLEDWPYYTEQEKAMLKRRKPQNLTPPGSSDGSSGSGQSPNSTHPGSPPAITAPPPSLLGNKRPGYYQGNDGLPTKRPRISHYRKTELNSGSSNVGENGRTANSGGNSNSVSVVSSAAGGSSANGGSGGNSGGVVNGWDQRQHQRDHRGDYRPERTANGDVLRGGNYGHGKACLTPTSDSEETNQHGHRDGNTGTFASNVANNATTGHSSVAHNNPLSGSRHHQGKTAILGAEASAGTAVNCVARPMPSAASDGGSAGNYSGNSNGILADRRDRSDRNDRGRSGDRDLDPRKKNNGTTANTYTDLVVPNYATTEHNPDGLHLQESPKLSEYPDYLTYYTTISSMEQRRRYKEEFNADYEEYQRLHTQVAKVSIRFTELQDRLKQEEALGNWDEYQEIKQQIFDEYNETKNDPKHKETKHRFHYLHEKLSHIKRLVLEYDAQYCAGMVTSSNNVGGSNDMKETDSLHY